In the genome of Flavobacteriaceae bacterium YJPT1-3, the window AAAAAGTGAGGGATCTGTTTAAGGATAATGATGATCCCAATCCCAGTCAGCATCCCACGGATCACAGAACTTGGGAAATAATATCCGATAATTCCCAATCGCGCGACTCCAAAAAGAATTTGAATGACACCTCCAATGACCACAGCCGAAAGGAAGATTTGGAAGCCCAATTGATCGATAGCTGCAAGTACGATCGCAGCCAGTCCGGCTGCGGGACCGCTCACGCCAATTTGTGAACCACTGAGGGCTCCTACGACGATTCCCCCTACGATTCCGGCGATCAGACCGGAAAATAAAGGCGCACCACTGGCCAGGGCAATTCCCAGACATAAGGGCAGTGCCACAAAGAAGACCACGATACTGGCGGGGATGTCAGATTTTAAATGACTAAATAGGTTTGTTTTCATAAATTGATTTCAATGGTGATAAACGTACCCTTGCGGGTCTTTAAAAATGGAAAATAGGAATAAAAATGCGATTCTTCCCGGAAGAACCGCCGGTATAATGAATTTCAGACCCGTTGTGGAGGCGGCAGAATGATTTCTGGATTTTCATCATCAGCCGAAGAGGATTCCGCATAAAACCGCTGGTCCAAAGTAGTATTCGGTAATGAGGAGCTGGTTTGAGAAACACTCGGTATAAATTCGTCGGAAAACAGGACCTCTTCTTCTTCAGCCTCTCCGTCCAATTGGGTGAGCAGGTATTGCGTTTCCGGTTCGTTTACCTCTAAATAAGGGATAAGCATGGGTGCCATCAAACACGCCATTAGAAGGAAAATTCCCGAGCTGCTGCAGAGCGATCGCGATATGGGACTCCTTCTTCTCATTGGATGGCGTTAAGAACTAAGTCGGTGTAAAACAATTGAATGTTATCCTGATGGGGTGCTACATCAGTAAGAGCAGGTAAATGCTGAGCGAAATAACGTTGTTGGTGCGCACCCTCAATGGCCGTACTGATCAGCATATGTGGATAGGGGTAGTCCGGTTGAATGGCGAGCACCATGCTGCTCAAGCGATGCACCAATCGTTTGTATACCTTAAAGAATCCTTTCTCATTTTCCCGATCTACTGCCTTGGTGTGGTAGGCTTTGGCTCCTTCTGCCACGATAATTTTACTCAAAAGCGCTTCATCGATATAGGAAAAATCCTGGTCCTGATCAATTTGCTGGGTCAGGATATGAAGGGCTTGTTTGAGTTGTTGTTCGGGAGTTGGGAGACTGTTGGTAGAGAAGACCACGCGATATTCCAGCCAGCTCCAATACCAACAAATTAAATAAAGCAACAATTGATGCTTGCTCTTAAAATACCGATAAATGGAACTTTCGTTGGAGCCAATACGATTCCCCAACTTTTTAAAGGTGAATCCTTCGAATCCCAGTTCATCGATCATCACAATGCTTTCCGACACAATCCGCCGACCTAAATCAGAAGATTCAGGGTTTTTCGCATACAGACGTTCGTCCATAGTGATGGTGACGGGTAACAAATCCATAGTCCGTAAAGATAATAGTAATACTATTACTTAAGAATAGTTTAACAAATGATTTAGAATTGCCAGGCAGTTCATGAGGGCTAAAAAGGAGGGTGGACCTTTTCGATTCTTGATTCTTTTTCCTACCTGTTCAGACAGTCATGATGCTCAGCAAAGACTTTAGATCACGTAGCCACTGGCGATCACTCCTGCGATCAAGAGGATGAGCACTAATACGATGATGATCACCGCAGTCTTCGTGATCTTATTTTTCTGAAGAATATACTGATCCGTTGATTCTGTTTTGTCTTTGATAAATTCCGTTTGTTGATCGCTTTCTTTCTGGTCGGTCATGGTGGTAGTTTTGAATTGCAATATACGATACCACGAGGGTGAAGCAGGCGTCTGCGTTTTATAATACTTTACTAAAATAGGGGGTTAAAGACGTTAAAATTGAGGTAAGACGTTGATTCAGAATGAGAAAATGTTTTGAATTCCCTACTTTCAGAGAAACAACCAAAAACACAGCTATGCGAAGCGGAATTCGTCTCTTACTTCTCACACTGGCCATCACCACCGGACTTTATTTTTTCTTTAATGCGATCGTCAAGGCAGAGGCCTTTTTGGCGCCATTAGTGACAGCGATAATCCTTAGTTTAGCGCTTTTGCCGCTGACCCGATATTTGGAGCAGCGCATGAAGCCTTTGTGGTCAGCCCTGCTTTCTACCCTGGTCGTATTTCTGATCTCTGGCGGTTTAGTGGCTTTGGTATCCATACAAGTGGATGCTTTTATTGATGACTGGGACAGTATCCAACGCACCATGGAGCCCAAGGTAGAACAATTCAAAGGGTTCCTGATCGGCAATACCCCGCTGACCCAGGAAGACCTTAACTTAGAGCAATCTGCTCGAGAATTGGTGTCCGGCAGCCTGGCTCCTTACAAAAGATCCGGAAACGTGGCCTTAAGTCTTTTTGGATTTGTAGGCAGTTTTTTACTTTGCTGCATCTATGTGTTTTTCTGTTTGCGCTACCGAAGTAAATTCAAGCGCTTTTTACTGGAGGTATTTTCCAATAAGGATCGTGAAAAGCTTCTTAAAACCATTGATGACTCGGCCATGATGGCGCCTAAGTACATACAGGGCAAGTTGATCCTCATGGGCCTATTGGCGGTGCTTTACTCCATCGGACTCGGAATTTCAGGGGTCAATAATTTTATTTTAGTTTCCCTGATCGCTGCCGCCTTAACACTCATTCCTTACATCGGCAACATCATCGGATTCTCTTTGGCATTAGCCTTGGGCTACCTGACCAGTGGCGATCTGTCGGTCTTGATCGGTATCATTTTGACCTTTACCATTACCCAGTTTGTCGAAAGTTACGTGCTGCAACCCTATGTGGTAGGCGATCAGGTAGATTTACACCCTCTGGTAGTTATTCTCGTGGTCATCATCGGGAATCTCACCTGGGGCGTCATCGGCATGGTGATCGCTATTCCCCTGACTGCTGTTTTTGTCGTCTTCTTGCTCCATGTTCCCGTTTTTAGGGAGGTAGGCATATTACTGAGTAATCATTCCTTTGACAGCAAAGCATAGCCGGGCTTGGCCTCCTGGATGAGGTCCACGCGCTTATCTCCTCCCTGCCTATTGCCTCTTCATTCAAGCAATGAATCAGCACAGGCCATGGCCAATGAATTGTCCTGTTACTTTTTTTTATAACTTCCTGCCTAAGAAACTAACCGTGGGAGCTTATTTTTTCGCTTTCGCGAAAGCTGAATCACTCCTATGCAAATTATCGAAGAAGGTACCTACTACGATGCGATCATCGTAGGTTCAGGTGCGGGTGGCGGGATGGCCACCAAACAACTGGCCGATGCCGGTCTTAAAGTTGCCGTAGTAGAAGCCGGACCCTTTTTTGATCCGGCTGATCCGGCTCAGGCCACGCAAATGAAATGGCCATACACCTCTCCTCGAAGAGGGGCCAATACACAAAGAGCTTTTGGTGAATTTGATGCCTGCTACGGGGGCTGGCAGATTGAAGGAGAGCCGTATACTCAAAAAGACGATACCCAATTTGATTGGTTTAGAGCGCGTATGTTGGGCGGGCGGACCAACCATTGGGGGCGAATTTCCTTGCGTTTTGGTCCTAAAGATTTTAAACACAAAGATGTGGATGGCTTAGGAGATAACTGGCCCATCGGCTATGAGGATGTCAAACCCTATTATGATAAAGTGGATCAGCTTCTAGGAGTGTTCGGTTCCAAAGAAAACCTTCCCAATGAACCCGATGGCTTCTTCTTGCCCCCTCCCAAGCCCCGTTTACACGAATTATTCTACATCAAAGGTGCCCGGAAATCGAATATTCCCGTCATTCCCTCACGCATGTCCATGCTGACCAAAAGAATCAATAATGAACGCGGTGTTTGTTTTTACTGCGGGCAATGCAACCGCGCCTGTCAGGTCTATGCTGATTTTTCTTCGGGTACCTGCTTGATTTTTCCCGCACAAAAGAGTAGGGGGCAGGTAGACCTGTTTACCAACGCCATGGTGCGTGAGATCACGACCAATGAAGAGGGGGAGGCTACCGGAGTGTCGTACATCAATAAGGAAGATCGTAAAGAATACAAACTCAGAGGCAAGACTGTTGTTTTGGCTGCTTCTGCCTGCAGTAGCGCCCGAATTCTCCTCAATTCTAAAAGTGCGCAGCACCCTAACGGACTCGGTAACAGCAGCAATATGGTGGGGAAATACCTGCATGATTCTACCGGAGCCTCCCGCTCTGCTTTTATTCCTGATTTGATGAACCGAAAATTATACAATGAAGACGGTGTGGGCGGTATGCATGTTTATACACCGTGGTGGCTCGACAACAAGAATCTCGACTTCCCGAGAGGCTATCACATTGAGGTTTGGGGAGGTATCGGGATGCCCTCCTATGGTTTTGGTTTCAATCCGAATGATTTCAATCGGTTTTTTAACCAATCGGTAGGGGGCTATGGCAATAGCCTGCGCACGGATGTCAAGAAATACTACGGTTCTGTCCTTGGATTTGGAGGACGAGGAGAAAGCGTGGCCATGGAAAGCAACTATTGTGAGATCGATCCCACGGTGGTTGATGAATTTGGAATTCCTGTCTTGCGGTTTCATTATCAATGGAGCGACTTCGAGCGCAAACAGGCGAGGCATATGCATGAAACTTTTGAAGAGATCATCCATAACATAGGTGGGGAAATGCTGCAAGACCGGCCTACCGAAGATCAGAATTACGGTTTGCTGAACCCGGGTGCCATCATTCACGAAGTGGGGACTACCCGCATGGGCAATGACCCTAAACGCTCTGTGGTCAACAGCAATCAGCAGCTGCACGAAGTGAAGAATGTTTTTATCGTAGACGGCGGGCCCTTTGTGTCCCAGGCCGATAAAAATCCCACCTGGACCATTTTGGCCCTGTCGTGGCGAACTTCAGACTACATTATCGAACAACTCAAACAACAAAACATCTAAGCCATGGACAGAAGGAATAGTATCAAAGCGTTGGTCCTGGGGACGGTTGCCGGTGGCCTGGCCTTACACGGCTGCAAACCGGAAGGGGAAGAGGCCGCGGTAGAAGCGATCAATATTCCTGAAAATGAACTTTTTGGGCGTACTCCCGAAGAACAGGAACAGATCGCCGAATTACAAGCCGAACAGTTCTTCAATGATCACGAACTGGAGACCTTAACGGTCTTGAGTGATCTTATTCTTCCTGCTTCTGATACCGCAGGAAGCGCCTCAGAGGCAGGAGTACCCGATTTTATCGAATTTATGGCTAAGGATTACCCGCCTTTTCAATTGAAGCTGCGTGGCGGACTCATGTGGCTGGATCATACCAGCAATACGGTATTTGGCGCTGAGTTCAAATCGTTGACCGAAGCACAGCAAAAAGAGATTTTAGACGAGATCGCCTTTCCCGATCCGAAGATTCCCGGCAATCAGCAGCCGCCGGCCGTTCAGTTCTTTTCCTTGGTGCGTAACCTGACCATGACCGGCTACTACACCTCTAAAATAGGCATAGAAGACCTGGGCTATAAGGGCAATCAGCCCAATGTTTGGGATGGGGTACCTCAGGAGGTATTGGATCAGCACGGAGTGGCCTATGAACCGGAATGGTTATCCAAATGTATCGATCAAAATACACGTGGAGAAATTGCCCGATGGGATGCAGATGGGAATTTGTTGAGTTAAATTTGTTAATAGTTAGGTAATTACCAGTGTGCTTAGCGAAAACCTAATCCGTAAAGGTTGTAATGATTTCTTCTACGAAGGTTTTCAAATCAATGCAAATTTCAGGGTGGAGCAGTGTTTTAGATATATCAAATTTGTTTACCCCAAATTCATTAGTTATTGTTTCTATAATTTCTTTTCCATCACAATGGAAAATAGGGTCTAAAGCAGGCGAATGATCAGATTGCGTATAATTATCGGGTATCACAATCGAATGCTTTTCTTGAATAAGTTTACGAATTTCTTCTTCCTTACATTTTGATATTCTGGCAATTGCTGATGGGCATATTAAATAACTTTCAATATGTCTTCTTCGCCACTTTCGATATCTTAAAAAGGTCACTTCGTTTTGTTCAAAATCTTTTATGTTTTTATCGCGTAAGACTCTGTTCGTTGTATTTATTTCTTCTCTATCACGATCAATCAAGCTTATTGCCCTTAAACCCTTAATTTCATCTTTCAGAGACAGATACAATTGTTTTCTTGAATCATGACCTGCAGACATTGGCCAAATCACTAAATCCTTGGGCCATTCCTTTCCGAGCTGATTACAAATATTCTCTAGAATGTTTGAGTCGCTTTTATTCTCCACAAAAAGTAGCTTTTTGCTCTTTTGAAGATTATTAATTAGCGGAGAATATTCACTGCCTAAACCTGAAATTAAATTTATCTTTTGTCTGTCATCTGTTAGATATTTCTGCTTTTTTTTGTTTATTTCTAAAACAGCGTTTGCCTGAATATTAGATATAATTTCGGTTGAATGACTAGCTACCATAATCTGTTTTTGATTTCGATCACAAATTTCTTCAAGTTTATTTATAAGATTACTTTGAAGGCTACTGTGAAGATGAGCATCGGGCTCATCTAAAAGTAAGACGTTTATGTGGGGATCAAGAGCGAATGTAAAAACACTCAGCCATTGCAAAAATCCACTGCCCTCAACCATTATGTCTCTCTTACTGTAGCCGTTAAATTTTTTAAAAACGCTACCATCGAAATTACCTTTTGCTGTTTGAATTTTGATATAACTATGATATACTGGATTGAAATTTTCCGCATAGAGCCAATTCCCAAAACTTTCATTCAATACTTTATTCAAAACAAAAAAAGGATCAGTTTCCTTTATAAGTCTGAGTGCGTTTGTCGGTATTTTAGCGCGATCGCCTTTGGCCTCATCTCTTTTCCTTTGATATTCTTTATGCATATCAATAATTGTGTTGCGTAGAATAGCTCCGGCTAATCCCCGTCCAATCATTTTTCTGCGATCTGCAGGCGAAAAATATGCTTCATTTTCAGTAATACCTGCAAAAGGAGGCAAGTAAGCTATATTTGGCAAAACCGTGTTTTCCTCTACGTTAGATTTAGTTGATTTTATGAATAGTCGTTCATTAGCAAGAGCTAAGCCGAACTCTAAGAATTTAGGCTGACCATCATGGCTCCAATGAAGCTTTATCTTTAAATTGTAACCACCCGAAGGCTTCAAATTCGTCCATAGATACTTTAAATTTGGGATGTTTACGGGTGAAAAGTCGTTGTAGTTTATTCCAACTCCTTGTCCATTATATCCAGTGTAAAGAGCTTTTTTCCCTTTTTCAAATAGTATATAAGTTTTACAAAATTCCCAAACTGCAAATGCGTGAAGTAAACTAGATTTTCCAGAATTATTTCCTCCTGCAATAACCGTAACACCTTCTACTTTCAATCCGAACGACTTGTTTTTCCATCTTTTAAAGTTTTTGAGTTCTAATTTTTCTATCATTTTTACATTTTAGGCAATAATAATTTTATTTCATGAGGAGACGATAACAAACGCCACCCACAACAATGCAAACCCAAGCACCCCCTGCAGCAGGGTCGCAAAAGTGTGATTCCGGTAGGCTTGTTTAACACTCATCTCTCCCAGCTGACTGACGATCCAAAAGTAAGAATCATTGGCGTGGGAGACGGTGACCGCCCCGGCTCCAATGGCCAGGATCACCCAAACCTTGCCGGTTTCTGAGTCGAGGCCGAGTGCAGGAAGCAAGGGTAGCATGATGGAAGATACCGTAATGATCGCGACCGTAGAAGAACCTTGAGCCGACTTTAAAATGGCGGCCAGTACGAAGGGTATGGCCAATCCCCAACTGTCTTTAAAATAGGCAAGATCAATTCCCTCAGTCAGATTCGCATACTGGATCACGGTGCCCAGGGCGCCACCCATGGCCGTGATCAATAAGATGGGAGCGGCTTGCTGAATGCCTTTTTCGATGACCAATTGTACTTGCTCTTTTCGCAGCCAGACCAGCCGAAAAGCCAGTAAAGTTCCCAGTAGCAAAGCAATGGTGGGATCTCCGGCAAAGCCAATAAGCCCCCTTAAAAATGTGTCCTCCATGGCCGGAAAAAAGAGCGGAAAGACCGCAGCCAGCGCCATCAATACTATGGGTAAAGCTAAAGGACCTATGGCCATGCCAAAGGCCGGTAGGTCTTCTTCTTCCTGCACATAAGCTTGCAGTTGTGCCAAATCTTCGGCACGGTCGGTATCGCTCCGTCTCGCCAGAAAGTAAGCGTATCCCGAACCGATCAACATGAGCACCAGCGCAAAGAGTCCGCCCGCCAGCAGCAGTAAATACAAGTTATCCAACTCCAGATTAGAGGCCGCGGCCAGGGGTCCCGGCGTAGGTGGCACCAATACATGGGCCGAGAAGAGTCCGGTTGACAAGGCTACGGTTAAAGCATTACGCTTACTGATATTACCTAAAGAAAGCTTTCGCGAAAGCGGGGCAAGAATAACGAAGGCGGCATCACAGAATACCGGGATAGAAACCAGATACCCCAAAGCTCCAACGACAAAGGGCAGTGGGAGCAAGGTCAGTTTTTTAAGGATTCCCTTGGCGATGGTGGTGGTGGCCTGAGTGGCTTCCAGGGAGACTCCTATCCAGGCGCCAAAAAGGATCAACAAGCCTATACTTTGAAACATCTTGCCGAAGCCTACACTGATCACTCCCGGAATTTCGAGGGTAGGGATTCCCAGTAGGAAAGCCAGCGCAAACGCACTGATCAGCAAGACAAAGAAGGGATGCCAGCGCAGGTAGCTGGTTCCCACGATGATCCAAACGACCATGAGCCCGATGTAGAGCAGATCAATCCCCATTTAACCAGTGTTTTAGGGTGTTTTTGATGGTTTGGATAAGCAACTCCCGGGCATGGGTCTTTGCATAATCCAAGGTCATGGCCTCCGTTTTGATTGCAAAAGCTTGTGCTATCCCAGCCCGTTCGAGCAGGTCTGGGGAAACCGATACTCCCCCGGAATAGATCAAGGTCGTTTTATTCGCTTTCTTGGCCAGTGCGGCAATTTTAAAAGGTACTTTTCCGTACTGACTTTGTTCGTCAGTGCGCCCCTCTCCGGTCAGGATCAGATCGGCTTGGGCGATCTTTTCCGGTAATGCCGCATAGGCGCTCAGCAGATTAAATCCGGGTTCTAAAGTAGCATTGAACAAGGCTGCCATTCCTGCGGCCGTGCCGCCTGCAGCGCCTCCACCGGGCAGATCTGTTATATCTTGGTGTGCTTGAGTCGCCAGTAGCGAAGCCAAGTGGGCTGTTCCCAGTTCGAGTTGGTGAATGTCCCTTGGAGACGCTCCTTTTTGCCTGGCGTAGGTATGTGCGGCTCCGGTAGCACCCAACAGCACATTCGACACATCACAGGCAACTATAAATTGAGTTTCGGGAATAGCGGTGTGCATTTGCCTACGATCGAACTGTTGGACGGCACCTAAATTTTTCCCGCACGCCGGAAGGGAATCGGTCTGTGTGTTTTGAAGTTTTCCACCAAGCGCCGTGAAAATTCCAGTGGCCACGTCGTGGGTGGCACTGCCACCAATCCCCAGAATGATCTTGCGACAACCTCGTTCCAGTGCGTGCTTGATCTGCAAGCCGGTTCCAAACGTGGAGGTATGAATGGGATTTTGCTCTGCAGGCTGCAAGAGTGCGAGTCCGCTTGCTTGTGACAATTCGATCCAAGCCGTCTGTTGATCGTTAAATAAGAAGTAGGGCGCACGAAGTGGTCGACCCAGGGGATCCACGGTATCGGTGAAGCTCAGTTGGCCTAAGTTCAGTGCCAGTAGGACTTCAAAAGCGCCTTCCCCACCATCAGAAAAGGGGAGTAGGGTTAAATTGGCGTCCGGAGCTAAGGCTCTAATTCCCGTAGCCATAGCTTGAGCGACCTCCGTGGCGGTAAGACTTTCTTTGTACGAATCCGGAGCGATGAGAATGTTCACGAACTGTTTTTAAGCAGTAAGTTAAGTTTTTTCAGCAAACTCCTTCTAGAGCCATTCTTAAGGGTCCTCGACCAAAAAAAAAGCCTACACGATGAGTGTAGGCCTGCTTGCTGAGTTCCCCTTCAGCAAGCATTTAGTTGATGCTCCCTTTAAACCAATTTTCAAAGCGTTCTCCAAGCAGGGGAACCGGCTTACGGTTTAAATTGACCGCATTGACGATGCCCATAATCCAAAGATAGAGGAGTACAAAAATCCCGATCAGGTTGATGAGCCATCCGATGATAGGAATGACCCCAATAATTCCCAGAGCAATCCCGGTACAGGCCAGACCTACGGACTGACGGATGTGAAAGCTGGCAAAATCATTTTTCTTTTCGTTGTTCATGACGAAGGCAATTATCAAACCTATGATGGTGATGTAGCTAATAATGGCAATGGTTTTTCCTTCTTCTGCCTGATTTTGAGTGGTTTCTTCTGGACGAGCTGTTTCTGTAGTATTCATCGATCTCTTGTTTTAAAATGGTTTCTTATTTATGCGTTAAACTTCTAGAGGTTAACAGGGGTGACTAATTTTAACATCTAGTAAAAGAAAAATCACCACCCATGGCTGCGATCAGTACCTTAATACCGCTCCTGGTATCGGTTGTCTGACCTATATAACTGTACTGAATGTCTCTAAATACATTGCAGGCTAGCTCAGCCAGGGCCTTTTTCATTTGTTCGCTCATGTTGGAAGTATCCATGATAATGATCGCCTCCGTAGCGATCGCGTAGAGTTTCACCAGGGTAAGACCATGAGAGGCAGCAACCCCTAATGGCGTATTACCTACACCAGCCACAGCCATTCCCAAATTCATAATATCTGCCTTACGTTCATAGTAATCAACTACAGCTTGCAGTTCTTTTAATTGTAGGAGTTGCTCCTCGCCACCACCTCCGGTTTGATCGGGAAGTATCCCATAAATTTCCCCTGTTTGAGTATCCATTCGCCAATAGGCTCGTGTGCTGAAATCTTGTGCACACCAGGTGTAGCCCCGATTCTTGTAGACGGTATAATAGAAGTAGTGGTAGTCTTCTTCCAGACCCGATCTATTGAATTGTTCCTGATCTCTCAGTTCCCTCTGAGGGAGTAGGTCTTTCTCCTTCAA includes:
- a CDS encoding TetR/AcrR family transcriptional regulator, giving the protein MDLLPVTITMDERLYAKNPESSDLGRRIVSESIVMIDELGFEGFTFKKLGNRIGSNESSIYRYFKSKHQLLLYLICWYWSWLEYRVVFSTNSLPTPEQQLKQALHILTQQIDQDQDFSYIDEALLSKIIVAEGAKAYHTKAVDRENEKGFFKVYKRLVHRLSSMVLAIQPDYPYPHMLISTAIEGAHQQRYFAQHLPALTDVAPHQDNIQLFYTDLVLNAIQ
- a CDS encoding AI-2E family transporter; the protein is MRSGIRLLLLTLAITTGLYFFFNAIVKAEAFLAPLVTAIILSLALLPLTRYLEQRMKPLWSALLSTLVVFLISGGLVALVSIQVDAFIDDWDSIQRTMEPKVEQFKGFLIGNTPLTQEDLNLEQSARELVSGSLAPYKRSGNVALSLFGFVGSFLLCCIYVFFCLRYRSKFKRFLLEVFSNKDREKLLKTIDDSAMMAPKYIQGKLILMGLLAVLYSIGLGISGVNNFILVSLIAAALTLIPYIGNIIGFSLALALGYLTSGDLSVLIGIILTFTITQFVESYVLQPYVVGDQVDLHPLVVILVVIIGNLTWGVIGMVIAIPLTAVFVVFLLHVPVFREVGILLSNHSFDSKA
- a CDS encoding GMC family oxidoreductase, which codes for MQIIEEGTYYDAIIVGSGAGGGMATKQLADAGLKVAVVEAGPFFDPADPAQATQMKWPYTSPRRGANTQRAFGEFDACYGGWQIEGEPYTQKDDTQFDWFRARMLGGRTNHWGRISLRFGPKDFKHKDVDGLGDNWPIGYEDVKPYYDKVDQLLGVFGSKENLPNEPDGFFLPPPKPRLHELFYIKGARKSNIPVIPSRMSMLTKRINNERGVCFYCGQCNRACQVYADFSSGTCLIFPAQKSRGQVDLFTNAMVREITTNEEGEATGVSYINKEDRKEYKLRGKTVVLAASACSSARILLNSKSAQHPNGLGNSSNMVGKYLHDSTGASRSAFIPDLMNRKLYNEDGVGGMHVYTPWWLDNKNLDFPRGYHIEVWGGIGMPSYGFGFNPNDFNRFFNQSVGGYGNSLRTDVKKYYGSVLGFGGRGESVAMESNYCEIDPTVVDEFGIPVLRFHYQWSDFERKQARHMHETFEEIIHNIGGEMLQDRPTEDQNYGLLNPGAIIHEVGTTRMGNDPKRSVVNSNQQLHEVKNVFIVDGGPFVSQADKNPTWTILALSWRTSDYIIEQLKQQNI
- a CDS encoding gluconate 2-dehydrogenase subunit 3 family protein, producing MDRRNSIKALVLGTVAGGLALHGCKPEGEEAAVEAINIPENELFGRTPEEQEQIAELQAEQFFNDHELETLTVLSDLILPASDTAGSASEAGVPDFIEFMAKDYPPFQLKLRGGLMWLDHTSNTVFGAEFKSLTEAQQKEILDEIAFPDPKIPGNQQPPAVQFFSLVRNLTMTGYYTSKIGIEDLGYKGNQPNVWDGVPQEVLDQHGVAYEPEWLSKCIDQNTRGEIARWDADGNLLS
- a CDS encoding AAA family ATPase: MIEKLELKNFKRWKNKSFGLKVEGVTVIAGGNNSGKSSLLHAFAVWEFCKTYILFEKGKKALYTGYNGQGVGINYNDFSPVNIPNLKYLWTNLKPSGGYNLKIKLHWSHDGQPKFLEFGLALANERLFIKSTKSNVEENTVLPNIAYLPPFAGITENEAYFSPADRRKMIGRGLAGAILRNTIIDMHKEYQRKRDEAKGDRAKIPTNALRLIKETDPFFVLNKVLNESFGNWLYAENFNPVYHSYIKIQTAKGNFDGSVFKKFNGYSKRDIMVEGSGFLQWLSVFTFALDPHINVLLLDEPDAHLHSSLQSNLINKLEEICDRNQKQIMVASHSTEIISNIQANAVLEINKKKQKYLTDDRQKINLISGLGSEYSPLINNLQKSKKLLFVENKSDSNILENICNQLGKEWPKDLVIWPMSAGHDSRKQLYLSLKDEIKGLRAISLIDRDREEINTTNRVLRDKNIKDFEQNEVTFLRYRKWRRRHIESYLICPSAIARISKCKEEEIRKLIQEKHSIVIPDNYTQSDHSPALDPIFHCDGKEIIETITNEFGVNKFDISKTLLHPEICIDLKTFVEEIITTFTD
- a CDS encoding GntP family permease; this encodes MGIDLLYIGLMVVWIIVGTSYLRWHPFFVLLISAFALAFLLGIPTLEIPGVISVGFGKMFQSIGLLILFGAWIGVSLEATQATTTIAKGILKKLTLLPLPFVVGALGYLVSIPVFCDAAFVILAPLSRKLSLGNISKRNALTVALSTGLFSAHVLVPPTPGPLAAASNLELDNLYLLLLAGGLFALVLMLIGSGYAYFLARRSDTDRAEDLAQLQAYVQEEEDLPAFGMAIGPLALPIVLMALAAVFPLFFPAMEDTFLRGLIGFAGDPTIALLLGTLLAFRLVWLRKEQVQLVIEKGIQQAAPILLITAMGGALGTVIQYANLTEGIDLAYFKDSWGLAIPFVLAAILKSAQGSSTVAIITVSSIMLPLLPALGLDSETGKVWVILAIGAGAVTVSHANDSYFWIVSQLGEMSVKQAYRNHTFATLLQGVLGFALLWVAFVIVSS
- a CDS encoding glycerate kinase; this translates as MNILIAPDSYKESLTATEVAQAMATGIRALAPDANLTLLPFSDGGEGAFEVLLALNLGQLSFTDTVDPLGRPLRAPYFLFNDQQTAWIELSQASGLALLQPAEQNPIHTSTFGTGLQIKHALERGCRKIILGIGGSATHDVATGIFTALGGKLQNTQTDSLPACGKNLGAVQQFDRRQMHTAIPETQFIVACDVSNVLLGATGAAHTYARQKGASPRDIHQLELGTAHLASLLATQAHQDITDLPGGGAAGGTAAGMAALFNATLEPGFNLLSAYAALPEKIAQADLILTGEGRTDEQSQYGKVPFKIAALAKKANKTTLIYSGGVSVSPDLLERAGIAQAFAIKTEAMTLDYAKTHARELLIQTIKNTLKHWLNGD